Below is a window of Paraburkholderia kururiensis DNA.
GCGAGGCCCGAAGGTCCCCCGCTTTCCTCCTCAGAGCGTATGCGGTATTAATCCGGCTTTCGCCGGGCTATCCCCCACTCCAGGATACGTTCCGATGTATTACTCACCCGTTCGCCACTCGCCGCCAGGCCGAAGCCCGCGCTGCCGTCCGACTTGCATGTGTAAGGCATGCCGCCAGCGTTCAATCTGAGCCAGGATCAAACTCTTCAGTTCAAACCTGTTACTGTCTCTGTCCGTCTCCGGACAGGTCGCTCAACTCGGTACTGACAGGTCGTGAATCTCTTCACTACCTTCCTTACCGTGTGAGACTCTTGATACCTTTGCTTCCCGGCAACTTCACGTCACCGGGCGCGCCGCCATCAAGCGCCCACACTTATCGGCTGTAAGTTTTTAAAGATCGTCCGCCGCGCCACCAGGACACCTCACCCCGGTACCGCCTGCGTCGCTGCATCAGCAGCAGAGAAACGAGATTATGAAGACTTCCGGGTCAGCCGTCAACAGGTTTTTTACCGCTTCCACCCTGCCAGCCTCACCACCACCGCCCCGGAACGCCCCGCCACGCGGGCCTTCCCGTCTCTCCCCGCCCCGGCTCCCGGAGCGCGAAAGAGCGAGATTCTAGTCACCCCGCACACGCCTGGCAAGCAGTTTTTTTGGACTCTGGCCAACGCACCAAAAAAGCTCCGACAAAACAGCGCTCGTACCGCAAAGAAGCAACCGGGATCATCCAAAGCCCGTTGCGCAGAAAGCGCTCTCACGCCCGCTACGCCACCGCATCCCCGTGCCGGTCCATCACGCGTTGCACGATCTCAAGGAAGTGCTCGACATCCGGCGTGACCCGATCCTTCTCCTTCGCCAGATCATCCCAACGGCGCAGTCGCACTGCGTCCTGGGCGAACGGCTTGAGCAGAAACGCTTCCACACCCTCTTCGTCGAACACGCCGCCCTGTAGCTGCAGACTCCTTTTGGAATCGGCCGACAGCCGATCGAAGTACGTACGATCGCTCGCGCACAGGTACCGCTTCGCATCCACGTGCAGCCGAATCGGTTCCAGCACGCTGTCGGGCAGCACCGGCCGCAGGAACGGCAGCACGAAGTACTGATGCACGTCGTCGATGCCGCGCGCCGTCGGCGTTTCGCCCTGCTGGTTCAACAGATGCCCGAGGTCGTGCAGGAACGCCGCGGCGACGAGTTCCTCGCTCGCGCCTTCCTGTTCCGCCAGCGCACCGCTCTGCAGCGCATGCTCGAGCTGGCTCACCGGCTCGCCGCTATAGGCCATGCTCCCGTACTGCTCGAACAGCGTACGGACGTCGTCAACGTTCAATGCCACGTGTTCCTACTCCCAAGGTAACGAAAACGTCTTCAGATTCGTAAAGCTCTTCATCGCTTCCTGCACGCCTTCCTTGTATCCGAGCCCCGAGTCCTTGATGCCGCCGAACGGCGTGAGTTCGATGCGATACCCCGGCACCTCCCACACGTTCACGGTCCCCACGCGCAGCTCGTTGACGAAACGCACGATCGCGTCCTGCCGGTTCGTACACACACCCGCAGACAAGCCAAACGCCGTGCCATTGCTGAGCCGGATGGCGTCGTCGAGGGTGTCGAATGCAATGACGGGCGACACGGGGCCGAACGTCTCTTCGCGCACGAGCGTCATCGACGCCTCGACGCCATCGAGCACCGTCGGCGAATAAAGCGCGCCATCGCGTCGGTTGCCCACGAGCAGCCGCGCGCCTTGCGCCACGGCTTCATCGACGCGCGCCTCGAAGCACTTCGCCGCCGCCTCGTCGATCACCGTGCCCATCTGGCTGGATGAATCGAACGGATCGCCATACGTCCATGCACGTGTCTTCTCGACGACAAGCTCGGTGAATCGTTCGGCCACATCGCGCTGCACGAGCATTCGCTTCACCGCCGTGCAGCGCTGCCCAGAATTCTTGTACGAACCCTGCACGGCGAGCGTCGCTGCCCGTTCGAGGTCGGCGTCGGCGAGCACGATCAACGGGTCGTTGCCGCCCAGTTCCAGCACCGTGCGCCGATAGCCCGCCTTCGACGCGATGTATTTGCCGATCGCCACACCGCCCGTGAACGTCACGAGTTCCGCGAGCGGATGCGTGATCAGTTCGTCAGCAATCTCGCGCGGATCGCCGGTCAGCACCTGGAGCATCGGGTGAGGCAACCCCGCTTCGTAGAGTAGATCCGCGAACCACAGCGCCGAGAGCGGCACCTTCTCCGAAGGCTTCAACAGCACGCGATTGTTGGTCGCGACCGCGGGCGCCACCTTGTGCGCGACCTGGTTCATCGGATGGTTGAACGGCGTGATCGCAACGATGACGCCCGCGAGCGGCTCGCGCTGCGTGAACACGCGACGCTGCCTGCCGTGCGGAGTGAGGTCGCAGGAAAAGCTCTGGCCGTCGTCGCGCAATGCTTCGATGGACGCGAACTTCAACACGTCGGCCACGCGCCCCGTCTCGTAACGCGAGTCCTGTTTCGAGAGGCCCGATTCGAGCGATATCAGATCCGATGCTTGCTCGGCGCGCTCGCGCAGCAGCGCGCCGGCACGCTCGAGAATCTGCGAGCGCTCATAACGCGTGAGCTTCGCCTGATACGCGCCCGCGTAGTCGAACGCGGCACGCACATCGTCGACGCTTGCCAGCGGCACCGTGCCGACCCGCATTCCGCTGTACGGATCGAACACGTCCAGCGTGCGTTCGTGCGCGACGCGCTGGCCCGCGAGCCGCAGCGTTTCGGCACGGAACGCCGGATGATCGCGTCGTGCCTCGTTCGCTACCTTGTTCACGACGCCTCCACGTGGTTCAGCGCAAGGTCGAAGATGTCGAAGTTGCGCAGCCGCCGTCCGCCGTAGAGCCGTTCGACGCCCTCGATGCGCCGGTTGAACACGAGCGGCACGCTCTGCTCGGAAAGGCCGCCGTGCGAGCGCAGCGGCACGGTGAGGCCCGAGAGGTCGTGCGCTTCGCGCCGCGTGCCCAGCACGACGTCCCGCCGGCTGATAACAACAATGTCGCCGACGCGATCGCCCGGCAACTCGAAACGCTCGCATGCCGCAGCGTTGTCCAGCACAAGTTCGACGCCCTCCAGCGAACGCATGCGCGCCATCACCTCGGCCACATTGGCCTGCGCCGGCAAATACACCGTCGCAAACGACCCCAACGCTCCGTGATGCACCACATACGGATCGGTGATCGGCAAGATCACACGCGCTGCGCGCGCCCCGAGCCACGCATCGAGCACGTCCTGCAGATAGATCACATTCGGCTCACCGCTTTTCGCATCATGCTTCGCGTTCATGCCGTGATCCGCGGTCAGGCCGATGGTCCATCCCAGCGCATCGAGCGTCGCGAGATAGCCGTCCATCATCGCGTAGAACGCGTTCGCGCCCTCGCTGCCCGGCGCGCATTTGTGCTGCACGTAGTCGGTGGTCGAGAGATACATGAGATCGGCCTGCCTGCTCTGCGCGAGCCGCACGCCGGCCGCGAACACGAACTCGGAGAGTTCGGCGCTGTACACGTCGGGCACAGGCCGGCCCACGAATTCCAGTACGTTCGCGATGCCGTTTTCTTCCAGCGTGGCCGCGTCGGCCTTTTCTGCCGAGAAGCAGATGCCTTCGAGCTGCCAGCCGAGGAGACGCCGCAATTTGTCCTTCGCGGTCACGACAGCCACGCGCGCACCCGCACGGGCCGCCGTCGCGAGAATCGTTCCGGCGCGCAGATAGGCCGGGTCGTTCATCATCACCTCGGCACCCTTGCCGCCGTTCGCGTGCGGATCCCAGAAGTAATTGCCGCAGATGCCGTGCACCGACGGCGGCACGCCGCACACGATCGACAGGTTGTTGGGGTTCGTGAACGACGGAATCACGCAGTCGCCCTTCGCTGCCGTCCCCTCCCGCAGCATGCGGCCGATGAACGGCGCCACGCCGGCCGCGACCGCGGCTTCAAGATAGTCGTACTCGCAGCCGTCCACGCAGATCACCGCGACCGGCTTCGACGCCAGTTGCCCCACGCGGTAGACACGGCCGTTCACGGCGACGTCGCTCCCGATGCTGCGCTTCGATGTGTCCTGCACGTTCGTATGTCCTTGCAC
It encodes the following:
- a CDS encoding phosphonate degradation HD-domain oxygenase, with the protein product MALNVDDVRTLFEQYGSMAYSGEPVSQLEHALQSGALAEQEGASEELVAAAFLHDLGHLLNQQGETPTARGIDDVHQYFVLPFLRPVLPDSVLEPIRLHVDAKRYLCASDRTYFDRLSADSKRSLQLQGGVFDEEGVEAFLLKPFAQDAVRLRRWDDLAKEKDRVTPDVEHFLEIVQRVMDRHGDAVA
- the phnY gene encoding phosphonoacetaldehyde dehydrogenase; translated protein: MNKVANEARRDHPAFRAETLRLAGQRVAHERTLDVFDPYSGMRVGTVPLASVDDVRAAFDYAGAYQAKLTRYERSQILERAGALLRERAEQASDLISLESGLSKQDSRYETGRVADVLKFASIEALRDDGQSFSCDLTPHGRQRRVFTQREPLAGVIVAITPFNHPMNQVAHKVAPAVATNNRVLLKPSEKVPLSALWFADLLYEAGLPHPMLQVLTGDPREIADELITHPLAELVTFTGGVAIGKYIASKAGYRRTVLELGGNDPLIVLADADLERAATLAVQGSYKNSGQRCTAVKRMLVQRDVAERFTELVVEKTRAWTYGDPFDSSSQMGTVIDEAAAKCFEARVDEAVAQGARLLVGNRRDGALYSPTVLDGVEASMTLVREETFGPVSPVIAFDTLDDAIRLSNGTAFGLSAGVCTNRQDAIVRFVNELRVGTVNVWEVPGYRIELTPFGGIKDSGLGYKEGVQEAMKSFTNLKTFSLPWE
- the phnA gene encoding phosphonoacetate hydrolase, producing the protein MQDTSKRSIGSDVAVNGRVYRVGQLASKPVAVICVDGCEYDYLEAAVAAGVAPFIGRMLREGTAAKGDCVIPSFTNPNNLSIVCGVPPSVHGICGNYFWDPHANGGKGAEVMMNDPAYLRAGTILATAARAGARVAVVTAKDKLRRLLGWQLEGICFSAEKADAATLEENGIANVLEFVGRPVPDVYSAELSEFVFAAGVRLAQSRQADLMYLSTTDYVQHKCAPGSEGANAFYAMMDGYLATLDALGWTIGLTADHGMNAKHDAKSGEPNVIYLQDVLDAWLGARAARVILPITDPYVVHHGALGSFATVYLPAQANVAEVMARMRSLEGVELVLDNAAACERFELPGDRVGDIVVISRRDVVLGTRREAHDLSGLTVPLRSHGGLSEQSVPLVFNRRIEGVERLYGGRRLRNFDIFDLALNHVEAS